The following are from one region of the Gloeocapsa sp. DLM2.Bin57 genome:
- a CDS encoding cyanophycinase, which yields MVELTRELEPIKKEQETQTAVLVIGGAEDKVHGKEILRHFWLRSGGVKAKIAIIPSASREPALIGERYVSIFTEMGTQELKVLDIRDRAQGEDPDYQKYIEECTGVFLTGGDQLRLCGLLADTPLMERLRQRVQLKEITLAGTSAGAAVMGHHMIAGGSSGESPNRALVDMAIGLGIIPEVIVDQHFHNRNRMARLLSAISNHPERLGIGIDEDTCAVFGQDGTMTIIGKGTVMIIDARDMSYTNQNQIEATDPLSIHNLKLHILSHSDRYNIRTHQTLPKA from the coding sequence ATGGTAGAGTTAACGAGAGAGTTAGAACCTATAAAAAAAGAACAAGAAACCCAAACCGCTGTTTTAGTAATCGGGGGTGCTGAAGATAAAGTACATGGTAAAGAAATCCTGCGTCATTTCTGGTTACGTTCGGGTGGGGTCAAGGCTAAAATAGCAATTATTCCTTCAGCCTCGCGAGAGCCTGCCTTAATCGGCGAGCGCTACGTAAGTATTTTTACAGAAATGGGAACGCAAGAACTCAAAGTGCTAGATATACGCGATCGCGCTCAAGGAGAAGATCCCGACTATCAAAAGTACATAGAAGAATGTACAGGAGTCTTTCTCACAGGAGGTGACCAACTCAGACTCTGCGGGTTATTAGCAGATACCCCTTTAATGGAAAGATTGCGCCAAAGAGTACAATTAAAAGAGATTACCCTAGCCGGGACAAGTGCAGGGGCTGCGGTGATGGGACATCATATGATCGCAGGGGGAAGCAGTGGAGAATCACCCAACCGCGCTTTAGTAGATATGGCGATTGGCTTAGGTATCATACCAGAAGTTATTGTCGATCAACACTTTCATAACCGCAATCGCATGGCCAGATTATTGAGTGCGATTTCCAATCACCCCGAAAGACTAGGAATAGGAATAGACGAGGATACCTGTGCAGTATTTGGTCAAGATGGAACAATGACAATAATTGGTAAAGGTACAGTAATGATCATCGATGCCCGAGATATGTCCTATACTAATCAAAATCAGATAGAAGCAACAGATCCCTTGAGTATCCATAACCTCAAACTACATATTCTCTCTCACAGCGATCGCTATAACATTCGTACCCACCAAACCTTACCCAAGGCTTAA